A window of the Eubalaena glacialis isolate mEubGla1 chromosome 9, mEubGla1.1.hap2.+ XY, whole genome shotgun sequence genome harbors these coding sequences:
- the LOC133097371 gene encoding putative serine protease 47 — MLRSVEASVTVLWVPAETSNHQSRGNDPLIRGGIRAGLRRGQGKVRQGQGGVRRESATLAMGTEAWIAQGRGQPVALLWLLLLPVATLELRGSPATATAAPGWAPGAGGAVEGSAPTPEAQRLAPGATGGRGVSTVCGKPKVMGKIYGGQDVVAGQWPWQASLQYQGSHICGAVLINSHWVVSTAHCFLKKSHAPENYRVLLGSTQLHQHTQHTREMSLSRIIMHPDFEKLHPFGSDIAMLQLLFPVNFTSYIIPACLPVPGMQLPSNSSCWITGWGMLNEETPLLEPFHLQEGKVGFIENKFCNIFYGLRKGKNFSVHEDMLCAGDFSTGKAICQGDSGGPLVCDFASAWVLMGLSSWGFDCHHPIYPSIFTNVTYFTDWIVEIQRLTPLPEPTSAPPQTLFPYQTLQAAGSPGPGTAFVPPQSWPLLLFMLGAVWKALQ; from the exons GGTGGGATCAGGGCTGGGCTGAGGCGGGGTCAGGGCAAGGTCAGGCAGGGCCAGGGTGGGGTCAGGCGGGAGTCAGCAACCCTGGCAATGGGCACGGAGGCGTGGATCGCCCAAGGCCGAGGCCAGCCTGTGGCCCTtctctggctgctgctgctgcccgtGGCCACCCTGGAGCTGCGAGGGTCCCCGGCCACGGCCACGGCCGCCCCCGGCTGGGCTCCAGGCGCGGGCGGAGCGGTGGAGGGCAGCGCTCCGACTCCGGAAGCACAGCGGTTGGCCCCGGGAGCCACAG GTGGCAGGGGAGTCTCCACAGTGTGCGGGAAACCCAAGGTGATGGGGAAGATCTACGGTGGCCAGGACGTGGTGGCTGGCCAGTGGCCATGGCAGGCCAGCTTGCAGTACCAGGGCTCACATATCTGTGGAGCTGTCCTCATTAACTCTCACTGGGTCGTTTCCACTGCCCACTGCTTTCTGAA AAAATCTCATGCCCCGGAGAACTACCGGGTTCTGTTAGGAAGCACCCAGCTGCACCAGCACACCCAGCACACCCGAGAGATGTCACTGAGCCGGATTATCATGCACCCAGACTTTGAGAAGTTACATCCCTTCGGGAGTGACATAGCCATGTTGCAGCTGCTCTTTCCTGTGAATTTCACCTCCTACATCATCCCCGCCTGCCTCCCAGTCCCTGGCATGCAGCTACCCAGTAACTCATCCTGCTGGATAACTGGCTGGGGGATGCTCAACGAGGAAA CGCCTCTGCTTGAACCTTTCCATCTCCAGGAGGGTAAGGTGGGCTTCATTGAGAACaagttttgtaatatattttacgGACTTAGAAAAGGCAAGAACTTCTCCGTGCATGAGGACATGCTGTGTGCTGGGGACTTCTCGACAGGAAAGGCCATCTGCCAA GGCGATTCCGGGGGGCCCCTCGTCTGTGACTTCGCCAGTGCCTGGGTTCTGATGGGGCTGTCCAGCTGGGGCTTTGACTGCCATCATCCCATTTACCCCAGCATCTTCACCAATGTCACCTACTTCACCGACTGGATCGTCGAGATCCAGAGACTCACACCTCTCCCTGAGCCCACGTCCGCTCCTCCTCAGACCCTGTTTCCATACCAGACTCTGCAGGCTGCGGGCTCGCCTGGGCCTGGCACAGCCTTTGTGCCTCCACAGAGCTGGCCCCTGCTGTTGTTCATGCTTGGGGCCGTATGGAAAGCCCTGCAGTGA